Proteins from a single region of Argopecten irradians isolate NY chromosome 7, Ai_NY, whole genome shotgun sequence:
- the LOC138328475 gene encoding heterogeneous nuclear ribonucleoprotein H-like, giving the protein MNVFRITRSLSVVIPRCRPLFQPDKIAKLARTLFGFQHNAALPQIIPSATFCDTASSQLQTQEQETVYLRLEGVPFSAGAEEIQNFLDGVDVSNIRFEQDHIYLVYVQIPKYSVETAMTKSGNYIGSRYINVQEVSEREEQSLERQAKLEAEMGDRRYMKLRGLPFSASVEDIKFFLEGIDVDNIIFDRVGSRFMGKVFVRVPKDSIHQVLALHKKYMGDRFIEVMHCSFFEMSRLYRNQLGGSEVVNVPDGKTFVTLKGIPFRAGLQDIKKFIGVPASEVLLGIGADRRPSGMAYCLIDKEDLSETLEKNNKYMTNRYIEVYETSPSEKEIHFKYADKLM; this is encoded by the exons ATGAATGTGTTCAGGATCACTCGGAGTCTATCGGTTGTCATACCACGATGCAGACCACTGTTCCAGCCTGATAAAATAGCAAAACTTGCAAG aACATTGTTTGGTTTTCAACACAATGCTGCATTGCCACAAATCATTCCATCCGCAACTTTCTGCGATACGGCATCATCTCAACTACAGACTCAAGAACAGGAG ACTGTGTATCTGAGATTAGAAGGAGTTCCTTTTAGTGCAGGTGCTGAAGAAATCCAAAATTTCCTAGATG GAGTTGATGTCAGTAACATCAGGTTTGAACAAGATCATATATACTTAGTGTACGTTCAAATTCCGAAATACAGTGTTGAAACAGCTATGACAAAAAGCGGAAACTACATTGGTAGCAGATACATAAATG TGCAGGAAGTATCTGAAAGGGAAGAGCAGAGCCTTGAAAG ACAAGCTAAACTTGAAGCTGAAATGGGTGAT CGGAGGTACATGAAACTAAGAGGTCTGCCATTCTCAGCCTCAGTAGAAGATATCAAATTTTTCCTAGAAG GAATTGATGTAGACAATATAATATTTGACAGAGTCGGAAGTCGCTTCATGGGAAAAGTTTTTGTTAGAGTGCCAAAAGACAGCATTCATCAAGTGTTGGCACTTCATAAAAAGTATATGGGTGATAGATTTATCGAAG TGATGCACTGTTCATTTTTCGAGATGAGtagattatacag aaACCAACTTGGTGGATCTGAAGTGGTTAATGTTCCG GATGGTAAAACATTTGTTACCCTGAAAGGCATTCCGTTCAGAGCAGGACTTCAGGACATCAAAAAATTTATTG GTGTGCCGGCATCAGAGGTTCTGTTGGGTATCGGAGCAGACAGGCGGCCAAGCGGAATGGCCTATTGTTTGATAGATAAGGAAGATTTATCAGAAACACTGGAAAAGaacaataaatatatgactAACAGATATATAGAAG TGTACGAGACTAGTCCATCAGAGAAAGaaatccatttcaaatatgCAGACAAATTGATGTG A
- the LOC138328474 gene encoding uncharacterized protein → MTTSKCMLSLLFLGLLSTDLDARDIQPDVDKLVNDIGELARQLMLQQLFIEERIRSDGNSGVKQIRGTHKGTRAYFGDTFNMGSMMSIHDHTNYDRTIGMGEFNAVMNGVEFRTRHNDYKLRMPSENSTDFNRLQDVPFPEVPPSVKAKHSVPDQIKEMREYFRAFKEQNASIRHDYRDYFKPVLCYLEGAWTTDTKTLSEPFHSDRHFLDASSWFDLLEKVRFTSYTGGKSNFENYSFLPTTITDVVDGRPVYAQWNYRIVCHPIRNQGVSLSSLSLIDDLGVRMARRFTYEKAYSQRTARFRINPRSYNQYNSTLLAAQRQDLEYTGVELLDSVMSEIPGKDNYYHTLQDNTFGVEEDTMMNFGKSEQNSAYYHRLTDSKIGNSQANHVSYKGFSDENLFVAETTQPRVAPMSVLSCAFNDTLKDVSCSNTTVRYSYALPLEIIWMTPLYKWNPYDIPFFTDNKVPPKNGRVGGTNATSAYNGTSQSYYYYTPIDFFKSNEVGRDPADTAKDVVGVLDKHGHVKLVKPSGTRIVLPEIEGIGKIRTRYPVAPSHHEGSPMYKEMDALKEMVLDIPKNLKFFESPPFGSKTKQAYNHDDNLRHFTTTFTHNTPPGLHQHDVYVDSRDWWALNHNQMVTVITTNDNEHTHTLQIQRDAHDHNRFNILSCDNAPRCWDGHSNGLLQVTE, encoded by the exons ATGACGACGAGTAAG TGTATGCTGTCCCTTTTGTTCTTGGGCCTGTTGAGTACCGATCTTGATGCTCGCGACATACAGCCCGACGTCGACAAGCTTGTAAATGACATAGGCGAGCTTGCCAGGCAACTCATGCTTCAGCAGCTTTTCATCGAGGAGAGGATACGATCCGACGGAAACTCCGGAGTGAAGCAGATACGAGGCACTCATAAGGGAACTCGAGCTTACTTCGGAGATACCTTCAACATGGGATCTATGATGTCTATCCACGATCATACTAACTACGACCGAACTATTGGCATGGGCGAGTTCAATGCTGTGATGAACGGAGTGGAATTCCGGACAAGACACAATGACTACAAACTACGTATGCCAAGCGAAAATAGCACTGACTTCAACCGCCTCCAAGATGTACCGTTTCCAGAGGTCCCGCCTTCCGTGAAAGCCAAGCACAGTGTTCCGGATCAGATCAAGGAGATGCGAGAGTATTTCCGGGCATTCAAGGAGCAGAACGCTTCCATCCGCCACGACTATCGTGACTACTTCAAGCCAGTCTTGTGCTACCTAGAGGGTGCCTGGACAACCGACACCAAGACGTTAAGCGAGCCCTTTCACAGCGACCGCCATTTTCTTGATGCTTCTAGTTGGTTCGATCTGCTGGAGAAGGTTCGATTTACATCCTACACCGGCGGCAAAAGTAACTTTGAGAATTACAGCTTCCTCCCTACAACAATTACAGATGTGGTAGATGGAAGACCAGTTTACGCCCAATGGAACTACAGGATAGTTTGCCATCCAATCCGTAACCAGGGAGTGTCTCTCAGTAGTTTATCTCTCATTGACGACCTTGGAGTTCGGATGGCTCGCAGATTTACATACGAGAAAGCATATAGTCAGCGAACTGCGCGATTCCGAATTAACCCACGCTCTTACAACCAGTATAACAGTACTCTCTTGGCTGCACAGCGACAAGATCTAGAGTATACCGGAGTCGAGCTTCTGGATTCTGTCATGAGCGAAATACCAGGCAAGGATAATTACTACCATACCCTTCAAGATAACACTTTTGGAGTCGAGGAAGATACTATGATGAATTTTGGAAAGAGTGAACAGAACTCTGCTTACTACCATCGACTCACAGATTCAAAAATTGGAAACTCACAAGCCAACCACGTTTCCTATAAGGGATTTTCTGACGAAAATCTCTTTGTAGCCGAGACCACTCAGCCAAGAGTAGCTCCTATGTCAGTATTGTCTTGTGCATTCAATGACACTTTGAAAGACGTATCTTGCAGTAACACAACTGTGCGTTACTCGTACGCCTTGCCACTGGAAATCATCTGGATGACGCCTCTTTACAAGTGGAATCCATACGATATTCCTTTTTTCACTGACAACAAAGTCCCACCAAAGAATGGACGAGTAGGTGGCACTAACGCAACATCGGCCTACAATGGCACTAGTCAGTCATACTACTATTATACGCCTATAGACTTCTTCAAGAGTAACGAGGTAGGAAGGGATCCAGCGGACACGGCGAAGGACGTTGTTGGTGTTTTGGACAAACATGGTCACGTTAAACTCGTCAAACCTTCCGGAACGCGCATCGTCCTTCCAGAAATCGAGGGAATCGGAAAAATTCGAACGCGTTATCCTGTAGCCCCTTCACATCACGAGGGAAGCCCTATGTACAAAGAAATGGACGCCTTGAAGGAAATGGTACTCGACATTCCGAAAAATCTGAAGTTCTTTGAATCTCCACCATTTGGATCAAAAACTAAGCAGGCATATAATCATGATGACAATCTGCGCCACTTTACTACCACCTTCACCCACAACACGCCACCCGGCCTTCACCAACATGACGTTTACGTCGACTCACGTGACTGGTGGGCACTGAACCATAACCAGATGGTCACGGTCATCACCACCAATGACAACGAACACACTCACACGTTACAGATACAGCGTGACGCCCACGACCACAACCGGTTCAACATCCTATCATGTGACAACGCTCCTCGATGCTGGGATGGGCACTCTAACGGTCTCCTGCAAGTTACGGAATAG